A window of the Natronomonas salina genome harbors these coding sequences:
- a CDS encoding archaea-specific SMC-related protein: MTWNLNFKNIAGIRSGSATLERGINAVRGTNWQGKSSFVTAIETVMGTEKVLTEGESSGEVELRTNADSYRVELARENNTITRSGDPYLSSEKARVTASLYAFLDDNNAVRDAVRHEDNLESVLTRPLDFENIDEQIADLKQERNSVETELKRAEKAAEQLPEVETTIQQLKTQLEDLEAERDAIRKGDDDQGAVSDKRDELSDAKAERDEVEQRVERLEQTIKRTEEKLEEKRSELAAIEVPEEEEDLSSRIAERKQRLDKLEQEAELLQSVYAPTKRLIDEDRVDLITDVDRDLLEDNIRCWTCGSKTSKAAVEENLDQLSDRISELQSKAEEFRNDVTDLQERQEEIKRTQRRESDLEDEIASLESTLEERKTSLGEARKRRENLIDRIDTLSEAVETQDSELTDIESQIKYTETRLEEAQEEMKTLESRAERREQLESERENLTEEINRLRDRKAEIKRRTREAFDDAIQEIIDTFDVGFEMVRLTSDYELVVAREGREADLSALSEGELELIGIVAALAGFEAFDVTDRIPVMLLDGLGGLADENLVTLVEYLADRVEILVFTTYPENTTFEANTINPQDWSVVSPPVSQ; the protein is encoded by the coding sequence ATGACTTGGAACCTCAATTTCAAGAACATTGCGGGGATCCGGTCTGGGAGCGCGACCCTTGAACGGGGAATAAACGCCGTCCGCGGGACCAACTGGCAAGGGAAATCTAGTTTTGTCACCGCAATCGAAACGGTGATGGGTACGGAGAAAGTTCTAACGGAGGGCGAATCAAGTGGAGAAGTTGAACTCCGGACCAATGCCGATAGCTATAGAGTTGAACTCGCCCGCGAAAATAACACGATTACTCGATCGGGTGATCCGTACCTCTCCTCTGAGAAAGCGCGAGTGACCGCATCTTTGTACGCATTCTTGGACGACAATAACGCCGTCCGTGATGCGGTCCGTCACGAGGATAATCTCGAATCGGTGCTCACACGGCCGCTCGATTTTGAGAACATTGACGAACAGATTGCGGATCTCAAACAGGAGCGTAATAGTGTCGAGACGGAACTCAAACGCGCGGAAAAGGCGGCCGAACAGTTGCCGGAAGTGGAGACAACAATCCAGCAGCTGAAAACCCAGCTTGAAGATCTCGAAGCGGAGCGCGATGCCATCCGTAAGGGGGATGATGATCAAGGGGCAGTCTCCGATAAACGCGACGAACTGAGCGACGCAAAAGCAGAGCGAGATGAAGTCGAACAGCGAGTTGAACGGCTTGAGCAGACTATCAAACGAACCGAGGAAAAACTCGAGGAGAAACGATCCGAATTGGCCGCCATAGAGGTTCCTGAAGAAGAAGAGGATTTATCCAGCAGGATTGCCGAACGCAAGCAGCGCCTCGACAAACTTGAACAGGAAGCGGAATTGCTCCAGTCTGTGTACGCTCCGACGAAGCGCCTCATCGATGAGGATCGTGTTGACTTAATCACAGATGTCGACCGAGACCTCCTAGAGGATAACATCCGTTGCTGGACGTGTGGATCAAAGACGAGTAAAGCGGCAGTTGAGGAGAATCTCGATCAGCTCAGTGATCGCATCTCGGAGCTTCAGTCAAAGGCGGAGGAGTTCCGAAACGACGTAACCGATCTTCAGGAGCGGCAAGAGGAAATAAAAAGAACTCAACGTCGTGAATCCGACCTTGAAGACGAAATTGCGTCACTTGAATCCACGCTTGAAGAGAGGAAAACGAGTCTAGGTGAAGCGCGAAAACGTCGAGAGAATCTGATAGATCGAATAGACACCCTTTCGGAAGCCGTTGAGACTCAGGATTCTGAGTTAACGGATATAGAGAGTCAGATTAAGTACACTGAGACACGGCTTGAGGAGGCCCAAGAAGAGATGAAGACACTCGAATCACGGGCTGAACGGCGTGAACAACTTGAATCCGAGCGCGAAAATCTAACCGAGGAAATCAACCGTCTTCGCGACCGCAAAGCAGAGATAAAACGCCGTACTCGGGAAGCTTTCGATGACGCCATTCAGGAGATCATTGACACATTCGACGTCGGGTTTGAGATGGTCCGTCTTACTTCCGACTATGAACTTGTGGTCGCGCGAGAGGGTCGTGAAGCGGACCTGTCTGCTCTGAGCGAGGGCGAACTAGAGTTGATCGGAATCGTAGCAGCGCTAGCTGGCTTTGAGGCCTTTGACGTGACAGACAGAATCCCTGTCATGCTGTTGGACGGACTTGGGGGTCTCGCAGACGAAAATCTCGTGACGCTCGTCGAATACTTAGCTGACCGGGTTGAAATCCTAGTCTTCACCACCTATCCCGAAAACACTACGTTCGAGGCTAATACAATCAATCCGCAAGATTGGTCTGTTGTCTCGCCCCCAGTCTCGCAGTAA
- the rdfA gene encoding rod-determining factor RdfA: MTQAQCKIDIVCDRYGLDNSGSRYTSVDDRLLNRWTGGDGRSPDGYRTLTEWFNKRLLKSVYDKHGRNTTGKRISSDYQALRGDDDLLREEVMDDLRADGINPERVCSDMVSYSTMREHLNSCLEGEKQVDQSNSDWEQRSLEMAKNITRSKVREALSSLDTKDVLPEGDEADIEIQILLSCPECPIRIPIADAVERGFVCKDHFQEAPSVEVEG, from the coding sequence ATGACACAAGCCCAGTGCAAAATCGATATCGTTTGCGATCGATACGGTCTTGATAACTCTGGGAGCCGATACACCTCTGTTGACGATCGACTCCTGAACCGCTGGACCGGTGGTGACGGCCGCAGTCCAGATGGGTATCGAACTTTGACGGAATGGTTCAATAAGCGACTATTGAAATCCGTATATGACAAACACGGTCGAAATACAACAGGCAAGCGGATAAGTAGCGATTATCAGGCCCTGAGGGGCGACGACGATCTTCTTCGGGAGGAGGTCATGGATGACCTCCGAGCTGATGGAATTAATCCAGAACGAGTCTGCAGTGACATGGTGTCCTATAGCACAATGCGCGAACACCTCAACTCCTGTCTTGAGGGGGAGAAACAGGTTGACCAATCTAATTCCGATTGGGAGCAACGAAGCCTTGAAATGGCGAAAAATATCACTCGATCAAAGGTACGAGAAGCGCTTTCGTCGCTAGACACAAAGGACGTACTTCCAGAAGGCGACGAAGCGGACATTGAGATTCAGATTCTCCTTAGTTGCCCGGAATGCCCAATCCGTATTCCGATTGCGGATGCGGTTGAGCGGGGTTTCGTCTGCAAGGATCACTTCCAAGAAGCGCCGTCAGTGGAGGTGGAGGGCTGA
- a CDS encoding CaiB/BaiF CoA transferase family protein, producing the protein MVGEAKDAETNTGPLDGLTILDASRVLVGPFCTMQLGDLGADVVKVERPDGGDQTRGWHPPKYGDSEESAYYMSINRNKRSITLNLASEDGRDLFRELAAKADVVVENFRVGQMDKWGLGYEDLRAENPELIYCSLSGYGEWGPDSSRPAYDIIMQAEGGMMSITGPEDGPPVRVGVAIADIGAGMYAAQAILAALLDRELGDGTGQKIDVSLLDGQVAWMTYMASNYFATGDPPERMGSKHPTIAPYQAFPTTDGYVVVAVASENIWPRFCEAIDRADLLADERFERNSDRVNNRSALDAILEAELSEYTTEELLNRFDDHEVPASDVKDMDEVFDNPQVQARGMHRTVSHPSAGEVEMVGSPMHFSQTPTSIRQYPPELGEQTAAILRELGYSDAEIERFRDNDVL; encoded by the coding sequence ATGGTTGGAGAAGCGAAAGACGCCGAGACCAATACTGGACCGCTTGATGGACTGACGATTCTTGACGCCTCCCGGGTCTTGGTGGGTCCATTCTGCACGATGCAGCTTGGCGACCTCGGTGCAGATGTTGTTAAAGTTGAACGCCCCGACGGAGGAGATCAAACCCGCGGTTGGCACCCACCAAAATATGGTGACAGTGAGGAGAGTGCCTATTACATGAGTATCAATCGAAACAAACGCTCGATCACGCTCAATTTAGCTAGTGAAGACGGTCGAGATTTATTCCGCGAACTCGCAGCGAAGGCGGATGTGGTCGTCGAAAATTTCCGCGTGGGTCAAATGGACAAATGGGGATTGGGTTATGAAGACCTTCGAGCGGAGAATCCCGAATTGATCTATTGCTCTCTTTCGGGCTACGGCGAGTGGGGGCCAGACTCCTCCCGGCCAGCCTATGATATCATAATGCAGGCCGAAGGCGGCATGATGTCTATAACCGGTCCGGAGGACGGGCCGCCGGTCAGGGTCGGAGTCGCAATCGCTGACATCGGGGCGGGGATGTATGCCGCACAAGCAATCCTTGCTGCACTCCTGGACAGAGAACTCGGAGATGGTACCGGCCAAAAAATTGACGTCAGTCTCCTTGATGGACAGGTCGCTTGGATGACCTACATGGCTTCAAATTACTTCGCAACTGGCGATCCGCCAGAGCGAATGGGGAGCAAACACCCAACGATCGCGCCCTACCAAGCGTTCCCTACTACCGACGGTTACGTCGTGGTTGCGGTTGCCTCCGAGAATATCTGGCCGCGGTTCTGTGAAGCCATAGACCGGGCTGACCTCCTTGCGGACGAGCGGTTTGAGAGGAATAGTGACCGAGTCAATAACCGATCGGCACTTGATGCGATTCTTGAAGCCGAACTCTCGGAGTACACGACGGAAGAGCTTCTCAACCGGTTTGACGATCATGAGGTGCCAGCCTCGGACGTGAAGGATATGGACGAGGTCTTCGACAATCCACAAGTTCAAGCAAGAGGGATGCACCGGACTGTTTCCCATCCGTCGGCTGGTGAGGTTGAGATGGTTGGAAGTCCTATGCACTTCTCGCAAACGCCGACGTCAATCAGGCAGTACCCGCCTGAATTAGGCGAGCAGACTGCAGCTATCCTCCGAGAACTCGGTTACTCGGATGCGGAGATTGAACGATTCCGTGACAACGACGTGTTATGA
- a CDS encoding acyl-CoA dehydrogenase family protein: MLDYVGIESDVSAEERMIQETARDFVEDKVRPDIGTHWIKGSFPTELITEMGEMGFYAPNLQGYGSPNISEKAYGLLMQELEACDSGLRSMASVQGALVMYPIYAYGSEEQKEEWLPKLGSGESVGCFGLTEPEHGSNPTAMETRAEDSDGGYLLNGSKTWITNSPIADVAIVWARDYTDSDRPIRGFLVETNRDGVSTNKIEEKLSLRASITGEIGLSDVYVPEENVLPDVRGMKGPLSCLSQARFGIAWGAVGAARDCFETARGYAQDREQFGGPIGRFQIQQQKLAEMATQITLAQLLVYRITDLKERGDLRPQHISMAKRNNVRMARDQSRIAREMLGGNGITADYSPMRHMANLETVYTYEGTHDIHTLILGEDLTGLKAYK, encoded by the coding sequence ATGCTCGACTACGTCGGCATAGAGTCGGATGTGTCCGCAGAAGAGCGGATGATACAAGAGACGGCCCGCGACTTCGTAGAGGACAAGGTCCGCCCCGACATCGGCACCCACTGGATAAAGGGAAGCTTCCCGACCGAATTGATCACTGAAATGGGCGAAATGGGCTTTTATGCGCCAAACCTGCAGGGTTACGGTTCACCCAATATCTCAGAAAAAGCGTATGGCCTGCTAATGCAGGAACTGGAGGCATGTGATTCGGGTCTTCGCTCAATGGCTAGCGTCCAAGGTGCGCTTGTGATGTATCCGATTTACGCCTACGGCAGCGAGGAACAGAAAGAAGAGTGGCTACCAAAACTCGGTAGCGGTGAATCAGTTGGTTGCTTCGGTCTCACGGAGCCAGAACACGGATCAAACCCAACGGCGATGGAAACCCGCGCCGAAGATTCCGACGGCGGCTATCTGCTGAATGGCTCGAAAACTTGGATCACAAATTCTCCCATTGCGGATGTGGCAATCGTCTGGGCGCGAGATTACACTGATTCTGACAGACCCATTCGCGGCTTCCTAGTTGAGACAAATCGGGACGGCGTCTCAACGAACAAGATCGAGGAGAAGCTTTCCCTCCGCGCCTCCATCACTGGTGAGATTGGCCTCAGCGACGTGTACGTCCCAGAGGAGAACGTCCTCCCGGACGTCCGGGGGATGAAGGGCCCGCTCTCCTGTCTGTCGCAGGCGCGCTTCGGCATCGCGTGGGGCGCCGTCGGCGCCGCCCGCGACTGCTTCGAGACCGCACGCGGGTACGCCCAGGACCGCGAGCAGTTCGGCGGCCCCATCGGTCGCTTCCAGATCCAACAGCAGAAGCTCGCCGAGATGGCCACCCAGATCACGCTGGCCCAGCTGCTCGTCTACCGGATCACCGACCTCAAGGAGCGCGGCGACCTCCGGCCCCAGCACATCTCGATGGCCAAGCGCAACAACGTCCGGATGGCCCGCGACCAGTCCCGCATCGCCCGCGAGATGCTCGGCGGCAACGGCATCACCGCCGACTACTCGCCGATGCGTCACATGGCGAACCTCGAAACGGTCTACACCTACGAGGGTACCCACGACATCCACACGCTCATCCTCGGCGAGGACCTCACCGGCCTGAAGGCCTACAAGTAA
- a CDS encoding XdhC family protein, which translates to MTDSRWSVPESKVYARARELLDAEKRAVLATVIDVEGNAYRRPGAKMLVTPDGDGVGSVTAGCLEDQISRLAADVLSNGQPRVETYDMMEDDDDIWGLGVGCNGVIDVLLEPLTERHRPAFDAIEANEPVGIVTVLKGDVPTGSRINYRPGHGISADKDTPKWLHSAVEPEARSYLDQERSGVVSIETDEGRVEVFIDALTPAPKLVIVGSGHDVRPVTELATNVDFRVHVISYRGITSSDSFPTADTVSTTSPAQIGDEISFDENTYVVVMTHNFVDDQITLEQLLQTPVPYIGLMGPRKRFRELQEAMADEESIEPPTETGFDRIYTPIGLDLGGGTPYQIAHSIVAELMAVANNRDPKHLSDREGAIHSRSDDK; encoded by the coding sequence ATGACGGACAGCAGGTGGAGCGTTCCTGAGTCGAAGGTGTATGCGCGAGCTCGGGAACTACTTGACGCTGAGAAACGAGCAGTTCTCGCGACCGTGATTGATGTGGAGGGAAATGCCTATAGACGACCAGGTGCGAAGATGCTCGTCACACCAGACGGGGATGGTGTTGGAAGTGTGACTGCAGGGTGCCTAGAAGATCAGATTAGTCGCCTCGCAGCTGACGTTCTCTCGAATGGCCAGCCACGCGTCGAGACCTACGATATGATGGAGGACGATGACGATATATGGGGCCTAGGCGTCGGTTGTAACGGCGTTATTGACGTCCTCCTTGAACCTCTGACAGAGAGGCATCGGCCAGCTTTTGATGCCATAGAAGCTAACGAACCCGTGGGCATTGTAACGGTCCTCAAGGGCGATGTGCCGACTGGAAGCAGAATCAATTATCGCCCTGGCCACGGAATTTCAGCAGACAAGGACACCCCTAAATGGCTTCATTCGGCAGTTGAACCCGAGGCCCGGTCCTACCTCGATCAAGAACGTAGCGGAGTCGTCAGTATTGAGACCGACGAAGGAAGGGTGGAGGTATTCATTGATGCACTCACACCTGCTCCCAAGCTCGTTATCGTAGGTTCAGGGCACGATGTACGGCCTGTTACCGAACTGGCCACAAACGTCGACTTCCGGGTCCACGTCATCAGCTATCGCGGGATTACGAGTTCAGATTCGTTCCCTACTGCAGACACTGTCAGTACAACATCGCCTGCCCAAATTGGTGACGAGATTTCCTTCGACGAGAATACCTACGTTGTCGTTATGACTCACAACTTCGTAGATGACCAGATAACTCTTGAGCAACTTCTCCAGACGCCAGTTCCCTATATCGGTCTCATGGGACCGCGTAAGCGGTTCAGGGAACTACAGGAAGCTATGGCCGACGAGGAGTCTATAGAACCACCTACGGAGACCGGATTCGATCGAATATACACACCGATTGGCCTCGATTTGGGTGGTGGCACACCATACCAGATCGCACACAGTATTGTGGCCGAACTGATGGCTGTGGCGAACAACCGTGACCCGAAACATCTCTCGGATCGCGAGGGCGCAATCCATAGCCGTTCAGACGACAAATAA
- a CDS encoding aminopeptidase: MIDLELSPISRRIVEELATVTADEEVLVISDPEKVSVGRAITNAARSTGANATLSIMPRLDAHGNEPPGPVAAAMKEADVAFTATTHAITHTQSRLAASDAGTRVVVLRGVTEDMLIEGGMNTDYDQLREVTAATRDVLNAASEGLVTSPAGTDIHLNLDGSSAFSLDGYFHDYGFSALPGGESPTCPQKPDTNGTVVIDYSMDNIGQLEDPIELTFEDGTCTDIAGGSEADQLQEIVDGADENARNLAEFAIGTNPDARLIGNLAEDKKKSGTVHFAIGDDTSLGGTLESEIHFDGLVLEPTVELDSTVILENGTLDVDGILELAEEIRD; this comes from the coding sequence ATGATTGACTTAGAACTCAGTCCGATATCGAGACGCATCGTCGAAGAATTGGCAACCGTTACGGCCGACGAGGAGGTACTCGTCATCTCTGACCCCGAAAAGGTGAGTGTTGGACGCGCCATAACCAACGCGGCTCGCTCAACTGGCGCGAATGCGACACTATCGATAATGCCGAGGTTGGACGCACACGGAAATGAACCGCCGGGTCCCGTGGCCGCTGCGATGAAGGAAGCCGACGTGGCCTTCACCGCGACGACACATGCAATTACTCACACTCAGTCTCGACTAGCGGCCTCAGATGCTGGTACTCGCGTTGTCGTTCTCCGGGGCGTCACCGAGGACATGCTGATTGAAGGAGGCATGAACACGGACTACGACCAGCTTAGGGAAGTCACCGCCGCTACCAGAGATGTCCTTAATGCTGCAAGCGAAGGACTTGTCACTAGCCCTGCCGGGACAGATATCCACCTAAACCTTGACGGCAGTTCGGCATTCTCACTAGACGGCTACTTCCATGACTACGGGTTCTCAGCGCTGCCCGGAGGCGAATCGCCGACCTGTCCTCAAAAGCCGGACACGAACGGGACTGTCGTTATCGACTACTCGATGGATAACATCGGCCAACTTGAAGACCCGATTGAGCTAACCTTCGAGGATGGCACTTGTACTGACATCGCGGGTGGTAGCGAGGCCGATCAGCTGCAAGAAATCGTCGACGGTGCCGACGAAAACGCTAGGAATCTCGCTGAATTCGCCATCGGGACAAACCCTGATGCTCGCCTCATCGGTAATCTGGCCGAAGATAAGAAGAAAAGCGGTACGGTCCATTTCGCTATCGGTGACGATACTAGCCTCGGGGGCACTCTGGAAAGTGAAATCCACTTCGACGGACTTGTCCTTGAACCGACGGTCGAACTTGACAGCACCGTCATCCTCGAAAACGGAACCCTAGATGTTGACGGCATTCTCGAACTCGCTGAAGAGATTCGGGATTAA
- a CDS encoding ABC transporter ATP-binding protein: MLDVDSINTYYGKSHILHDVTFEAGNDEVVALLGRNGVGKTTTMKSIIGLTPPRTGTIRFDGEVISGDSPSSIANRGIGYVPQDRGMFPDLTVEENLVMGLGTASRDDEILEQIFKRFPRVEDRMHQKAGTLSGGEQQMVAMARALMRDPKLVLMDEPTEGLMPSLIPEIGEITEEIAESGYSIVIVEQNVDLVLDIADRIYLMDNGRIHEQATPAELRENEAILENYLGVGI, translated from the coding sequence ATGCTCGACGTCGATTCTATCAATACTTATTACGGGAAAAGCCATATACTCCATGACGTGACCTTCGAGGCGGGCAACGACGAGGTCGTAGCGCTACTGGGGCGCAACGGCGTCGGAAAGACCACGACCATGAAGTCCATAATTGGACTGACGCCGCCGCGAACGGGCACGATCAGGTTTGACGGTGAAGTGATCTCTGGCGACTCGCCAAGCAGCATCGCAAACCGAGGGATTGGCTACGTCCCGCAGGACCGGGGTATGTTTCCCGATCTGACCGTAGAAGAGAACCTCGTAATGGGCCTAGGTACGGCCTCTCGCGACGACGAGATTCTCGAACAGATCTTCAAACGGTTCCCTCGTGTTGAAGATCGTATGCACCAGAAAGCCGGAACCCTCTCTGGTGGCGAACAACAGATGGTGGCAATGGCCCGCGCACTAATGCGGGACCCGAAACTTGTGCTGATGGACGAGCCCACGGAAGGGCTGATGCCATCCTTAATCCCCGAGATTGGTGAGATCACCGAGGAGATTGCCGAATCGGGGTACAGCATCGTCATTGTTGAACAGAACGTTGACCTGGTGCTGGACATCGCCGACCGCATCTACCTGATGGATAACGGCCGAATCCACGAACAAGCGACACCCGCAGAATTGCGTGAAAACGAAGCGATACTGGAAAACTACCTTGGAGTTGGAATCTAA
- a CDS encoding ABC transporter ATP-binding protein — translation MSETILRTDGLTRKFGELTAVNDVDLEIHEGEIRGVIGPNGAGKTTVFNMLSGMLDPTSGKIFFRDEEITDMPPHKITNRGMALAFQITSIFPELTVTENVLGALNGQKSFLNPLERYGDDEEGIKRVMEILTRVGLAEHADETAENLSHGDQKVLEMALALASDPELLLLDEPAAGLSASETRTVVNLLEELRGEITIMLIEHDMDLVMELVDNLTVLHHGEIIAEGSPADIQANEQVQEVYFGRDY, via the coding sequence ATGAGTGAGACCATACTTCGGACAGACGGACTTACCCGAAAGTTCGGTGAATTGACCGCCGTCAACGACGTTGACCTTGAGATCCATGAGGGCGAAATTCGTGGAGTTATCGGCCCGAATGGGGCCGGTAAGACAACTGTGTTCAACATGCTTTCAGGAATGCTTGACCCAACGTCTGGCAAGATCTTTTTCCGCGATGAGGAGATTACAGATATGCCACCTCACAAAATCACCAATCGGGGGATGGCGTTAGCATTCCAGATCACCAGTATATTCCCCGAACTGACGGTCACCGAGAACGTCCTGGGAGCGCTCAACGGACAGAAGAGCTTCCTCAATCCACTGGAGCGGTATGGGGATGACGAGGAAGGAATCAAACGTGTTATGGAGATTCTTACCCGCGTTGGGCTTGCTGAACACGCTGATGAGACTGCCGAGAATCTCTCACATGGTGATCAGAAGGTCCTTGAGATGGCACTGGCGCTCGCAAGCGACCCCGAACTGCTCCTACTTGACGAACCGGCCGCTGGGCTTTCAGCCAGCGAGACGAGAACCGTCGTTAATCTGCTTGAGGAACTTCGCGGGGAAATCACGATAATGCTCATCGAACACGACATGGATCTCGTAATGGAATTAGTTGACAATCTGACCGTGCTTCACCACGGCGAGATTATCGCTGAGGGGTCGCCAGCGGATATACAGGCGAACGAACAAGTTCAGGAAGTCTATTTCGGGAGGGACTACTGA
- a CDS encoding branched-chain amino acid ABC transporter permease has product MTRTFDTPLGTLTPKHGGWILLAVIAIIYPFTVGDFLLFLAASILALGLYGASFDLIYGYTGLLSFGHAVFYGIGAYAATFAIQDYGQGLLSGLIVGFLLTAIIAIGIGLIAIRVSSHGFVIVTILIVLIANLASVSMTSITGGTDGISVLLPEFTLPLLGEYSMFDPMFRYFFVLTVVAVSLLVMNRLVNSPIGLVFRMIRDNEQRVRMLGYNVTAYKLIAFSVSGAFAGLAGALSMYVTGFVSASHFDLIVSGDAVVYTLVGGRATLIGAIFGAILIEGASNYVSGLTDAYPLIIGALLLATVIFEPEGLVGVYERIRDRLTEFGILPGSDEEEPPAEPDSDSNAPKEVTTDE; this is encoded by the coding sequence ATGACACGTACGTTCGATACCCCTCTCGGTACGCTGACGCCAAAACACGGCGGCTGGATTCTCCTCGCAGTAATCGCCATAATCTATCCCTTTACGGTCGGGGACTTTCTGTTATTCTTGGCCGCATCAATCCTCGCGTTGGGTCTATATGGGGCATCATTTGATTTGATATATGGTTATACGGGGCTGTTGAGTTTCGGACATGCCGTATTCTACGGAATCGGAGCGTACGCAGCAACGTTCGCAATCCAAGACTACGGCCAGGGACTCCTTTCTGGTCTCATTGTTGGATTCCTTCTCACAGCGATAATCGCTATAGGCATCGGGCTCATTGCGATTCGAGTGAGTTCGCATGGGTTTGTGATTGTCACAATCCTGATTGTGTTGATCGCGAACCTCGCCTCCGTGAGCATGACATCCATCACCGGTGGCACAGACGGGATTAGCGTCCTACTCCCCGAATTCACACTACCATTACTCGGAGAATATTCGATGTTTGATCCGATGTTCCGGTACTTTTTCGTACTTACTGTAGTCGCCGTCTCTCTTCTAGTCATGAATCGACTGGTGAACTCGCCGATTGGACTCGTCTTCCGGATGATTCGAGACAATGAACAGCGAGTGCGGATGCTCGGCTACAACGTCACAGCCTACAAACTGATCGCATTCAGCGTCAGCGGCGCATTTGCCGGCCTTGCCGGCGCGTTGAGTATGTACGTTACTGGTTTCGTGAGCGCTTCACACTTTGACCTGATCGTTTCCGGAGATGCGGTCGTGTACACTCTCGTAGGTGGCCGTGCAACCCTCATCGGGGCTATCTTCGGTGCGATTCTAATTGAGGGTGCCTCAAACTACGTGAGTGGTCTCACAGACGCCTATCCATTGATCATTGGTGCATTGTTACTGGCAACAGTGATTTTCGAGCCGGAAGGCCTTGTCGGCGTATACGAAAGAATCCGCGATCGGTTGACGGAATTCGGTATACTGCCAGGCTCCGATGAGGAGGAGCCACCGGCCGAACCTGATAGTGATTCGAACGCGCCAAAGGAGGTGACAACCGATGAGTGA
- a CDS encoding branched-chain amino acid ABC transporter permease — translation MALESDLAVALLNGVTWGLIIALIALGLNLIYGLLEIVNLAHGSLYMLGAVIGWFTIGATGSFLAALLIAPLAVGVIGMTVERGILRPIEDDLTITLIATFGLLLILDQLALMTFGPGTRSVAAPIAGTISFAGISYSLYRLVVGGVSIGLMVCLYLFLFRTRYGTWMRGVRQDRDTASALGIPTSKVYIFTFGLGAFLAALAGVLLAPIVSVGHLMGLDVLAVAFMVVIVGGLGSLRGVLVASLIYAVVENVTTIFMTPVEARILTFSLMIAFVLVRPDGIFRGASA, via the coding sequence ATGGCGCTGGAAAGTGACCTCGCAGTGGCGCTTCTGAACGGCGTCACTTGGGGATTGATTATTGCATTAATTGCCCTTGGATTAAATCTGATTTATGGGCTGCTCGAGATCGTGAACCTGGCACACGGGTCGCTGTATATGTTGGGTGCGGTCATCGGATGGTTCACCATTGGTGCTACAGGGAGCTTCCTTGCCGCGCTATTGATTGCACCCCTCGCCGTCGGTGTGATTGGGATGACAGTCGAGCGTGGAATCCTCCGGCCCATTGAGGACGACCTCACAATCACGCTAATCGCAACCTTCGGTCTCTTATTGATCCTCGATCAACTAGCCTTGATGACATTCGGGCCAGGCACTCGGTCGGTGGCGGCTCCGATTGCCGGTACGATCTCGTTTGCGGGCATCTCCTACTCACTGTACCGTCTAGTGGTGGGTGGCGTCTCAATCGGACTAATGGTTTGTCTATACCTGTTTCTCTTTCGGACTCGATACGGTACTTGGATGCGCGGAGTCCGCCAAGACCGCGACACTGCTAGTGCGCTCGGTATACCAACCTCTAAGGTATACATATTCACGTTCGGCCTCGGTGCATTCTTAGCCGCGCTAGCCGGTGTATTACTGGCACCCATCGTCAGTGTTGGCCACCTGATGGGACTGGATGTCCTTGCCGTCGCTTTCATGGTTGTGATTGTCGGCGGACTAGGTTCCCTACGTGGTGTCCTCGTCGCCAGCTTAATATACGCGGTAGTTGAGAATGTGACTACTATATTCATGACGCCAGTTGAGGCGCGCATCTTGACCTTCTCGCTGATGATCGCATTTGTGTTGGTACGCCCAGACGGTATCTTCAGAGGTGCTTCAGCATGA